The Chlorocebus sabaeus isolate Y175 chromosome 1, mChlSab1.0.hap1, whole genome shotgun sequence genome includes a region encoding these proteins:
- the CHRM1 gene encoding muscarinic acetylcholine receptor M1 gives MNTSAPPAVSPNITVLAPGKGPWQVAFIGITTGLLSLATVTGNLLVLISFKVNTELKTVNNYFLLSLACADLIIGTFSMNLYTTYLLMGHWALGTLACDLWLALDYVASNASVMNLLLISFDRYFSVTRPLSYRAKRTPRRAALMIGLAWLVSFVLWAPAILFWQYLVGERTVLAGQCYIQFLSQPIITFGTAMAAFYLPVTVMCTLYWRIYRETENRARELAALQGSETPGKGGGSSSSSERSQPGAEGSPETPPGHCCRCCRAPRLLQAYSWKEEEEEDEGSMESLTSSEGEEPGSEVVIKMPMVDPEAQAPTKQPPRSSPNTVKRPTKKGRDRAGKGQKPRGKEQLAKRKTFSLVKEKKAARTLSAILLAFILTWTPYNIMVLVSTFCRDCVPETLWELGYWLCYVNSTINPMCYALCNKAFRDTFRLLLLCRWDKRRWRKIPKRPGSVHRTPSRQC, from the coding sequence ATGAACACCTCAGCCCCACCTGCTGTCAGCCCCAACATCACCGTCCTGGCACCAGGAAAGGGTCCCTGGCAAGTGGCCTTCATTGGGATCACCACGGGCCTCCTGTCGCTAGCCACGGTGACAGGCAACCTGCTGGTACTCATCTCCTTCAAGGTCAACACGGAGCTCAAAACAGTCAATAACTACTTCCTGCTGAGCCTGGCCTGTGCTGACCTCATCATCGGTACCTTCTCCATGAACCTCTATACCACGTACCTGCTCATGGGCCACTGGGCTCTGGGCACACTGGCTTGTGACCTCTGGCTGGCCCTGGACTATGTGGCCAGCAATGCTTCCGTCATGAATCTGCTGCTCATCAGTTTTGACCGCTACTTCTCCGTGACTCGGCCCCTGAGCTACCGCGCCAAGCGCACACCTCGCCGGGCAGCCCTGATGATCGGCCTGGCCTGGCTGGTTTCCTTTGTCCTCTGGGCCCCAGCCATCCTCTTCTGGCAGTACCTGGTAGGGGAGCGGACAGTGCTGGCTGGGCAGTGCTACATCCAGTTCCTCTCCCAGCCCATCATCACCTTTGGCACAGCCATGGCTGCCTTCTACCTCCCTGTCACAGTCATGTGCACGCTCTACTGGCGCATCTACCGGGAGACAGAGAACCGAGCACGGGAGCTGGCAGCCCTTCAGGGCTCCGAGACGCCAGGCAAAGggggtggcagcagcagcagctcagaGAGGTCTCAGCCAGGGGCTGAGGGTTCACCAGAGACTCCTCCAGGCCATTGCTGTCGCTGTTGCCGGGCCCCCAGGCTGCTGCAGGCCTACAgctggaaggaagaagaggaagaggatgaagGCTCCATGGAGTCCCTCACATCCTCTGAGGGAGAGGAGCCTGGCTCCGAAGTGGTGATCAAGATGCCAATGGTGGACCCCGAGGCACAGGCTCCCACCAAGCAGCCCCCCCGGAGCTCCCCAAATACAGTGAAGAGGCCGACGAAGAAAGGGCGTGATCGAGCTGGCAAGGGCCAGAAGCCCCGTGGGAAGGAGCAGCTGGCCAAGCGGAAGACCTTCTCACTGGTCAAGGAGAAGAAGGCGGCTCGGACCCTGAGTGCCATCCTCCTGGCCTTCATCCTCACCTGGACACCGTACAACATCATGGTGCTGGTGTCCACCTTCTGCAGGGACTGTGTTCCCGAGACCCTGTGGGAGCTGGGCTACTGGCTGTGCTACGTCAACAGCACCATCAACCCCATGTGCTATGCGCTCTGCAACAAAGCCTTCCGGGACACCTTTCGCCTGCTGCTGCTTTGCCGCTGGGACAAGAGACGCTGGCGCAAGATCCCCAAGCGCCCTGGCTCCGTGCACCGCACCCCGTCCCGCCAATGCTGA